Below is a genomic region from Hevea brasiliensis isolate MT/VB/25A 57/8 chromosome 3, ASM3005281v1, whole genome shotgun sequence.
tttttctcttttttttttctctttttctctcttctttttctttctcttctgttttatactaactttctttctctcttcttttttttttaatcttcttCTCTttgctatttttatttttttctctttttttccaTATCTCTTTTTTTACTTAacctctctctttttttcttgttctttcttcttttttttttttgccttttttttcttcacttctttctttttttctcttttctcattattctctttgttttcttctttcttttcttttatctttttctctttttctttttcttagtttCCAATCTTCTCATTTATTAACATCCCCATACCCACTTTCctctccttcatttttcttttccactCTTCTTTTCTTCCTTATCATTCATCTTTCTCTTTTCCCTTGATTTATTCCTTTTCCATACCTTCaagtctttttttcttttcttctttttttttagccTCTTCCCAACTTTTTTGAACTTTGACTTTGacacaattttctttcttttacttTGAGCATTTAAAACCTTTTCAAGAGAGCTAAATTTTTGAACTTTTTTTGCTTCATTGAAGGAAAAACCTTGACATCCTTTTCATAGCTATCTTTTCtatgaaattcttttaaataGAATTtcatatttgatttatttaacttattttattaaatcactaaaaattctattaattttaaagtagtaaaataaaaatttattttataaatttaaaattttaataaaataaaactaaaataaaaaaaaaatttagttaaataaaaattaattaattattaattaatttattatttaattaatataataatcttaaaaccaaattaaaaatgataaacaAACCATAAATAAttcctcttggatcaaaaagAAGCCTTCAAAGATAAAAAATATTGCTAATGAAAAATAGCCTGCaaagtaaatatataaaaatttaaattaaattgaaaaacatttcattaaaaaaaagcAAGTTCATtgtataaaaacaaaaaaaactaCATCTAAATGTATAAAATACTTCtagaaaaagaaaaagcaaaataataataaattttataataagaataaaaacttaaacaaaaattacataataaaatGTTGTCTTATACTATGATAAATAACAAACTTTGacaattttagaaaaataaattatggacaaataaaacaaaatttaaatttagattaaataatttttatcatGTTCAATCATTTTCATACACAAAATCAATTTCATTAATCATTCATTACATTATCAAAATCAACATATTATTCcattcaaattttcattcatcattatcAAAAACATTGAACTTTAAaattattcaaatttaaattattttttttttcaatgaaaaCAATTTTTTCATGATAAAAGATCACAACTTAAGCTCAAGAATCTCATGCATGGGAATGAATTTACAATCTATGAAAAATGGAAAAGCGGCTTGCATGTGCAcgtgtacacacacacacacacacacacacacacacacacacacacacacacacacacacacacacacacacacacacacacacagaaagagagagagagagagagagagagagagagagctagaACATGATAGAAAACAAACAGAAACCTTTATCAGGTGAAGGCATTGGGAAGTGAATGCCCATGCGCCAAAAAGCATATAGAAAGGCCAGCAAGAACAAGATGGCTCCAAGAGCAGCTCGTTCCTTCCTTACACCTGGGGCAAAAAATCCAGTCCATACAAAAGTAGGAAAACTGATCACCAAACAACttctcaataaaaaaaatatatttaattctgATCCTAGAAAAATGAACAAGTACAGGGAAATCATTATTtagataagaaaatataaaatcttACCAAATGACAAACAGAACTGCAAAATGGGTTTTCACATAAATTAGCTCTCTATTAGGATTCAGGAGAACAAATAAACCAAAGAATGTCAAATACAAGTGAATATAATTGCACTAGTATCGGTAACAGTAGAATTTCTTGAACTGGAATTGTAAATTGACAGCAACTCAGCTACTGAAATAAAAGTACCCAATACACGCAGCATGTTTCTAGAAAAAATGTGATTTGGACAGTTATACAGCAAAATCTTATAATTAGCAGACTTCCAGATGAAATTTTCTATTTTTCATTTACAATCATTCCAACAATCTAAGACAGCTAAGTGATGAATTATTATCAGGATAGCTTGACAGTCATCTTTTTATCTAGTTAATAATGCAGTTGGCTTGTTTTCTTTCCCCCTTTGTCCTCAAAATTATGCTGCATGTACTTCTTACACATGGGTTTATAATGTTAATGTCAGCTTGTTATCTGAAAACCAATTAGGTTGTATGGTACACAGATCAAAATATGGAAGAAAATCTTCTTATAATAAAGTTCATGAAGAATGCAtacagaaaagaaaaaaaatgcataTAGCATCAGTGATCAGCCAATCTAGAGAATGTATAAAGAAATCCCATATTAGGTATTACAGAACAAGGGAGTAATATTACACCATATAAATGCAATAGAAAATATATATACAGGAGCAATGATAATCTTTCCAATAGATGTAAAGAAGTAAAGacgcaaaatcatcaaaccagaTAAGTAAAGATAGGAGTAAATGGTTAAAAACAGCATAAAAAAGACAACATACCATTGTTACAAAGCATCAAGTAGCAATGATAATAAGGCAACATAAACACCAACAACAATATCAAACAAAACAGATCCACCTTCCAGTTAATCCATCTTGCCCTACACCAAAAGAACAATACAATCACCAGAGATCAGGAAATTAATTGTTCAAATTCCTCTTCAAAAAGTTCACTAAAATGGgtcaaaaaaaatattttgttgAAACAACTACAAAACTAAACTATAATTTCTCTCATCTCAATTCTTAACAGAAGATTTGCTTTAGCTCCAGAACTAAATTTGAAGCTCTAATTTCTCCTTTATTCTAAATTTTCTTAATTCAAAATCATTTTTCTCAGCAAATAAAAACTTACTAAACATACAATCAAGTGAAAAAAGCATTGGCAGAGAGAAAAGAAATTTACTCTTTGGAGAGGAAAGGGATGATCTCAAAAAGGACGAGCTGAAGAAGATTGCAAGAGAAAGCAAAAACGACGCTGAAAATGATCTGAACTAACACTCTCTTCTCTTCATACTCTTTGTAGAGTCTCCGGTTCAAGAACCACAACCCCGCCCAGCCCAGCAAGCAAAGCGACCCAACCACCACCACCCCTTCGTAAATCGCCATTCCCCAAcccatctctctctcacacacacgcaCTATATTAACGGAAAGTTTCTCTACTAATCTCCGCTTATCTCTTAAATCTAAATTTTGTGATTCTCTCGATCTGCGTATGGAGTTGTCTTCCATGGAATGAAAACGAGACGTTTCATTTGAACCAAAATGAATGCGAAACGTTTCTTGGTTTGTTACGAAAATTGGTGGTTTTAGCTCAAAACCATGTAGGCCCATCTCCTGAGCCCATAACCCTTAACTACTGGGCTGGGCGAAGACCTCGCTCGGCcccaaataatttattattttctctcttttcccTTTTTTATAAATTCTTTCCTTTTTCATCTAATTCTATTAATGCATATTAGTTTAAGTTTttgataattaatattaatagcaaaattataaatgaaataaaatttaagaaaaataatattgaagtatttaaataattaatttttataaatttaatattaattggtattaaaattaatattaatattaatttaaaaagtttaatgtataaaaaataaaatcgaagaggtgaataaataataataataataataacgatgatgatggtgatgattAGAAAAAAAGGGTGGAAGCTGAATGAGACGTGGCGCAGCAAAGAATGGCGCAGCAAACGTGCGAGACATGGGAGAAGGTGACAGTGAATAGTCGGCGATGATGACGCGACGGGTGATAGTGGGCCTTGGAGTTGGAGACGAGAGAATTTCCAtcgttaaaatattaataatttttataacgaaatataattttttaaaatttttattattatacaacaatttcttaaaatatttaataatgtattgtatttatttatttaattatttttactgctttattattttataataaaattcctCTAAACAATAGAAACCTATTTAAATTGCAAGTCTTATTTTATGTAAGATATTCTTTTTAATACGatgatttgataaaaaaaaaattattatataaataaaactcaattgcataaatttaaaattatttaattttatattttaaaaaaatatatttaaaaaaatattatttatactcTTTATATGAAAATAACTGCATCTCTatatttctaaaaatattttataatttaatttatttatttttaatttattaaattatttaatctctcTCTTAATTTTTGTTTGTtagttattatttaatttttctactTTAATAAAACTGATTATTGATcctcatattttaaaaaaaatattaattaatttctatgattatattttttattagttttttaatctttttaattaatttttatatttaaactaCTCTAACAATATCTCTTTTGTTTCTCTTTTatcattctttatttttttttcatatttcttattttctatattcacactcttttttttaattttctcattctttattttttttataaaaaatggtACAAtctatatatgaaaaaaaaaatcaattcctCTAAATCTCTAAAtaatcaaatttcaatttaaaaaatacaaaaataaaatatagggaatccaataaaaatatttaagtaatttaaaaatgtaaatttagatttatttaacacaataagatttttatttttattaaaaatatatatattttaaaatattatgtcTTTTAAAATATGCAaagtaactaattaattttattaaaatagaaaaattaaataataatttaattgatattaaaatttattaattaaaattttaataaaaaaattaaaaattttaaaaaataaaatataaaaattaagtaatatatttttaaaacatataaaataaataattattttttcttaaattataaaattaaataataatttttaaaaaaaatcgatAATTATATTTTCATGAAAGTAAAAGAAAGCAAGTGACGTGGACGGACGAAATGACGCGAACGTCCGGCATTAAATCTTCtgttttatttatctatttaattcaCATTACATTAGATGCCCTGAGCACGTGATCCCACTCCGTCATCTTCTAGCTGTTTGGGCCCCCACTCCTGGTTGACGTCACTTCTTCTTACCTTTTCGGATGGCTGCCCACGCTCGCCGACATTCAtcgcttttttttttaatttttttattcacaAAGGAAggattctaataatatttataaattatgcgtttataattgattttattaaatattttattatattatttttatttaatttttaaatttagtctaaattttatttaatattataatataaaattaattaatttaataattatttataaatattttaattaaatatataattatttaaaatttatattttaatccgTAATAAATTAAATCTTGATAAAAATTTCACCTGTCAATCAGCAGTTAAACTttgtaatataaaaataaaaatcatgcCACCTTTACCATCTTCCTCTTCCTAAATCCAAAAACTATTGCTTGTATTATCAAAAAGAAATGGGTATGTATCCACACGCATATCAGAAGTAAAGATCAACTGGAATCAGATTTGCAAGCTTTATAGTTCCTGCAAAGCTAATGATTTTTATATACCATGGAGCAACTAGTCCAAGTGAAGCCACAAAATTTTTGCCCTATGATTCAATACAAAACCCAACAATGCTTTTGGGTTTCCTAATCACCACAGCCTGAGTTTGTTTTATTCCACAACTAAAACTGGAGGAGTTTGCAAAGCTTTCAAATGTATGCATTACACAAACATCTAGGTAGATAACCCACAACAGTTTAACCATGATTGAAAATCAAGGTACGTCTAAAGATCGACCGATCTTTCAACCATGCACATGTTTGATATGGTTACAGTTTTCAAGGACATTCTGCGAGTACTCCATCATTTCTTGACCTGCCTCAGTTATCTGCAGCACGATATCAGAAGAAAGAAATCAGAAAAGAGATGGGAGTTTCTGAGAAATACAATCCTTGTTTTAAGCTTACCATGTGGTGAATGAGAACTTGGCGTGGACATGTCAGACGAAGCCATGGGAGTGGATATTGAAAGCCGGGTTGTGGAGAAAGAGGTTGGGTTGGATCTATCATCTTCAAAGCCAGACCAAGAATCCCTGGTCTTAGGCCACTCATCAAAGAAGGGTCGAAGAGACTGACCACCTTGCTTCGCAGGTTCCCCAGTTGCAAATTCACCACTGAAAAATGAATGCTGGGGATAATCATTCTGCAACATCGAATTATCAATCGACTTTGATGTGGGAAATGATGATACTCTGGATTGCATCCAAGGCCATGCACTGTCGAGCTGCGAGTCCGTCTGGAGAACCCTGTTGCTTCCTGAAGCTCCAGAGAAGAAACTATGCTCACCAACCTCGGGCTTAAGTACTTGACCACACCTGTTTCAGCATCCATTAAGAGGAATCTTCTTCTTAAAATTGAATCTCAAGCATTAAATTATGTTATGGTGGCCCCTTGATTTCAGTCGAGACAATGCAAAATAAGCAACGCATCAATTCTAAAGagaagcataaagccatgaagcaAGCAATGAATGCTGCAGGATAAGGAGTATCAAAAAACTAAAATGTATTTCAATATCTCGAAAGAGCAGAATCGGTTTGGACTTGAGATATCATTGGAATTGCAATCGTGCTCCTAGAAATACACTTTGATGACTTCTGGTGTCTCCACATCAAGTTTGTGACTTGTCCAAGTCCAGTGTTAAAATACGTAGGATtgattacattcaacataccccAAACTAATGTGATACTGAAAATAACAAAACAACACATTTCAAAACTGCATATCTTTTGTCAGAAAACAgcttccataaaaataaatgaatcaACAAGTTCTacataaatgaatgaatgaacagAAAACAAGAATTTTTGTTGTTCATTCAAGAGGTCTAATATATAGCATAAATTCTCTGTCATTCAGAAAGAATGAAAGTCCTTCCTGTTGCAGAGAATTGATGAAATAAAATCTTGTATCAAGTGCTAAATCAAACTTAAGGgcccagcaatggataaatcagaAGGCTTAAAAAGTATATGGCACCAAGAAAGAAACACTAGAATTAGCAGGGAAAACTGAAGAGAATAGTGGCTAAATAGATTTTGAGATCCAAATAGTAATGGGCATCCTAATACCTAAAAGAAGACAACGATAAAATTTCTCAAGGTTTTATAGAAggaattgatagataaaagaaataaaattcaaatacCTTCAAATAATTTTCAGATTCTTGCCTTTAGATGGAACCAGATAGCAAAGTGCAATCAAACATTATTGTACCTAGTAACCGGACAATATCAACAACTAtaatctttttcataattaagTTGCAATACCTACTTTTCAGTGGCTTGTCCAAAGTAAAAGAATGAGAGAAGCTTCAAATTGAAGGATGGAATTCCATTAACATCCCCAACAGAATTATCTTCAAAAGCAAATAAACCAGCTAATATAGCAAGTTGCATCTACCAACTGACAAAAGCGGTTCCAAGAATTctatgaaagaaaaaaaaggcaAAGAGGTGTtggtgggttttttttttttttttgggaggggggggggggtgttgtgggggagagagagagggacAGCAGATAAAACATCCAACATTACCTGGATATCATGATAGCTTACATGGCAGTAAAATGTTGCAGACAGATACTAAGAAAAGTAGCACATACAATCATTTTCAATGCTACATATTCAGAATGAAATGCTCATCCGACTTTCTCCAACAGGTTTCAGGCAGCTAATCCTTCAAACATGACTTTTCTGCAGAAATGGTAAGTCCACCTTCCTCATCTTTACATTTCAACAGAAATTGCAGAGGAAGATACCACTAGTTTTGCACACTCAAGACAGTTCAGAGCTTGCCAGAATTCTACAACAAATGTAACGGCAAAAACAGAAAGCAAAAGCAGAGATGCAAGACCAAAGAAAAGACAGAGAAAACAAGCTCTGCAAAGACAACAGATATTGACAGCTGTCATCAAGGACATCAGGGCCCATAACCTGAACCTCTCTAAAAATTAAGAAGTTCCAGCAATTCATCTGCTACCTATATTGCAAGAGTCTTCCATACAATTCCTATCGCACAATTGATAAATGGGCCCAACAACCACTAGATCTGGCAACAGTATGAACAGATAAAGCTTTCCAATATTTACTGCATATGGCAACAAGTTTGAACACCAAACAAAAATTGTAGCGCCTTAATTACTTATGCGTACATATTTCACATTTATATAGAAAAGTTACAAGCCTTTAACCATCAAGTACAAGGAAGTAATAGTTTTGCAGCCTTGCAGACGTAGCCTAAGAtgccaaaaaattaaaaataacaagTAAACTCTGCAAAGTTTCTTATAGGAACACAAAAATTCAGGCTGAAACTGACACTTccttttattttgaaaattgcaggctacccttgcacaaataattaataattctgCTGTAGTAGGCTTACCCATTTTATCTGTCTCATATATTACTCTATACAGAGAGTTTATAACTTTGCACACAATGATGTGCTGAAGACAATTCCTAGTGGCTGTCAGAATTCTAGCATTATTTCTACATAGAAAGCAGAATGCATAGTACCAGACTGAAAGAGCAAGACTGACAAAAGAAAAACACTCTGTTGTGACACTACAAAGTTCCTCTGCCTCGTAGACACCAGGGCCCAGAACCCAGAGCCTAACAGAAACTTGAAACTTGTTTGCAACATTTCTACTCCCAGATGATGACAATGATCCAGAATCGACCCTCACCTCCAAGAAAGGAGGAATGTGATGTATACAACAACTGAACATATTTAAAATTGCTACCATGAAAACTATACTTGAATTACACATTTGTTGTTGTTCTTTCCTAAATAATCTATATTGCTAGTCATAACAATTAGAAAAACATAATCCTCCCATAAGCACTCTTATGAGCTTAGCAAGCAAGCTTTGTTCTCTCAAGTGATCAGCCTTCAAGTTACTCTCAAATTTCCTAGCCCATCAACATCACATAATTAAAAGCACAAatacatatatatgtacataCATACAAGAAGCATTACCTGTAATCTTTGCTAGGGATTCCATAGGGAATAGAGTCCATATTATAATGGGATTGGTTAGTTCCAGAACCAGTGCCCTGGAGATTACCAAAGGCATGCAATGGAAGGTTCTGGAAGCTTCCAGTCCCACTGCTGCTCCCAGTAACAGTCAGTGATGCCACAGTAGATGATGACTGTGTAAGGGTTTGTGATTCCACAGGCTTTCTTGAACGGTTGCGGCCACGGTGCATGTGGCGCTCACAATACTTGGAGTCCGGGTATGCATCTTTGGAGCACCTCCATTTCTTGCCATCAGTCCTTCTGCATCTCCCCGGCTCAGGGTCAACCTTCTTCCCATAGAAGGAGCAATAACCCACTGCAAAATTATGCTGAAATGTGATACTATATAAAGCAAGCAATTCAATATCAATAGTGAGGAATCAGGAACAATGGGGCATGATAATTCATTCTGCTTAGAATGTTATAAGCTTAATAATCAGTGTCGTGCTAGTGTATCAACAAAATATAGCAGAAGTACACTGCACTTAATCATCTAGACATTAACAACATCAAATGGATGACTAGAGAAATGAGCTTAAACCATCTTCTGATATCAACAATTATTAAACCCAAAAGGAGGAGGACGATATAATTGTCAAATGCttggaataaagaattaaatcttTAACCCTGTCAATACATcaaaaaaagaataaaatcaTGGACAGGGAATGGAATGGTCTTAGCAAACAGCAAGAAAAGTTTGTGTtaaaaacttaaaacaataatacttAGACATTGAACCTTTTCTTGCAGAAAAATTTGCAGAGTGTCCAAATCTCGTCTTTGTCCCTAGAAAGCTAATTTTATAGACCAAGTAGTGCCTATACCATGGCCCCCAACTGTTATTCAGAGACAAAGAATTTCTGGTGCAAAAGGGTACTCCGTTCGTCTTCTGAGATTGAAAGCCCATAAATATATAAACTCTCAGTTCATCTAttcattttttcttttaaataaaagaagaagaagaagaagaaaaagagttgAAGCATACTTAAAATCCACTAAAAGGTACCATTTCTTTAAAACTTGTATTTACTTCTTGTCTCTATCTACCAAATCGAAAATAAGAACACAAAAACAAGCCAACAAACAAAAGAAAAGCTTTTGGATTAAGAAAATAGATTTATTCTATAAAAAAAATACACAGTGATTATCAACAAAAACCAAAGTTTTATTCCAAGAAGaagggagagagaaagagagggatACACAGGAAGATTCCCAAATCAAATCAAGCACCAAATTTTCAATCAGGAATCCAAAAATCAGATGACCAAGACAAGAGAGAGAGGagtagacacacacacacacacaatatAGACAAACAATTAAAGAACTTGGTTACCGGTGGGATGGTGGAAGAATCTATGAGAAATGGACTCAAAGCTCTTCTGGATAGGGAGCACAAGATCAGGTGGCACAGGCACGCCTGCCATCATGTACTTAAAAATCAAAGCTTGGTGTTCCAGTTCTTGCCATTGAGACACTGTAAACGGAGACCTCATTGCCAACACCCCTGTCCCCATCCCCCCTGTGACTGCCCCTGGACCAGCCCCACCCCCACCTCCAACCCCTCCTACAGCACCACTATTCATCTCCACCGTCACCACCACTTTCAAACTACTCCAAATACTAGTACTACTACTGCTACTAACTATATTAGCACTAAATCTTCCAGACCCAGAAGCTCAAACATGGACCAGGACAGGGAATAGGGACATGGGACACAGATCAGGCTGTGTCTCAACCATTTAGTATGTTGTAGGCGTGTATATATGTGTGTGAGTGTGTGCGTGTGTCACAGTCTTGAGTATCTGTGTGGGTTGTTGTGTTGGGAAAGGGGGGCAGCGCCTGTGAGGAGGGGATCCTCAAGGCCAAGTTTGGTCTGATTTTATTGGGGGAGACAATTGCATTTGCATTTGTATTAATGAAAAGTTAGCCGCTAATTATTGGGTGATTTTCTTTAGTGATTAATCAaccaaattttttttaaagaaacctctattttttaaatttataattaataaaaaattaatttcttcaCTTCAAAATTTAAGGAATTTGTATGTTTTCACTCTGCTAATTACTAAAACTGTTTATGTAGGCATGTATAAACGTGGGTGGtcggtgttttattttttttaatactaatttttcttctttttttttttggttttttctTTCTTGGGTTtttgaacttttcttcttttggCAGAATGTGGGTTTAATGGCTTTGGACCCACCATAAGATCAAGTGGTTGGTAATGGCCCTAATAAGttagattaatttatttaaagtgaaaatattttcttttataaaatatttaaattttatgaagttttaaatattttattt
It encodes:
- the LOC110640179 gene encoding growth-regulating factor 4, with the protein product MNSGAVGGVGGGGGAGPGAVTGGMGTGVLAMRSPFTVSQWQELEHQALIFKYMMAGVPVPPDLVLPIQKSFESISHRFFHHPTVGYCSFYGKKVDPEPGRCRRTDGKKWRCSKDAYPDSKYCERHMHRGRNRSRKPVESQTLTQSSSTVASLTVTGSSSGTGSFQNLPLHAFGNLQGTGSGTNQSHYNMDSIPYGIPSKDYRCGQVLKPEVGEHSFFSGASGSNRVLQTDSQLDSAWPWMQSRVSSFPTSKSIDNSMLQNDYPQHSFFSGEFATGEPAKQGGQSLRPFFDEWPKTRDSWSGFEDDRSNPTSFSTTRLSISTPMASSDMSTPSSHSPHDN